A section of the Mangifera indica cultivar Alphonso chromosome 12, CATAS_Mindica_2.1, whole genome shotgun sequence genome encodes:
- the LOC123192204 gene encoding BTB/POZ domain-containing protein At5g47800 isoform X1 — translation MKFMKLGTKPDTFYTEEATRSVISDAPSDLIIQVNNISFLLHKLQFLLLPKCGLLQRLCSDVHDSGNATIELHDIPGGEDAFELCAKFCYGITINLSAYNFVSAFCAAKFLRMTESVEHGNFVLKLEAFFNSCILQGWKDSIVTLENTIKLSEWAENLGIIRRCIDSILEKILAPPAKVTWSYTYTRPGYTRKRHQSAPKDWWTEDISDLDIDLFRCIITAVRSTYMLSTQLIGEALHVYVCRWLPDTTKNISPETSASQTEETLEKNRRILETIVSMIPADRESISVGFLLRLLSIANYLGVSPVTKTELRKRASPKLEEATINDLLFPSHLSSDQHLYDIDLVMAVLESYMVVWRRQSPASADNSESLRSIKKVAELIDSYLQVVARDVNMPVFKVMSLAEALPDVAREEHDSLYKFINIYLKEHPGLSKAEKKRLCGILDCQKLSKDIRAHAVKNERLPLRTVVQVIFYEQESGSRGSGHKHKSKTPPPQVEGKKDHYISKLKLGPEDKFSETSEKVMRRLDGKLEVERRDIQGIETESRREGKKLDTVPKKSSDKGRDR, via the exons ATGAAGTTTATGAAATTAGGGACAAAGCCAGACACCTTTTATACAGAAGAGGCTACCAG GAGCGTGATTTCAGATGCACCAAGTGACCTCATTATACAAGTTAACAACATTAGTTTTCTTCTCCATAAG CTGCAGTTTCTACTTCTTCCCAAGTGTGGCCTCTTACAACGCCTTTGCTCCGATGTTCATGATTCTGGCAATGCTACAATAGAGCTTCACGATATTCCTGGAGGAGAAGATGCTTTTGAACTGTGTGCTAAGTTTTGCTATGGAATAACAATCAATCTTAGTGCCTATAACTTTGTATCTGCTTTTTGCGCTGCTAAGTTTCTTCGGATGACTGAATCCGTGGAGCATGGAAATTTTGTTCTAAAACTCGAGGCTTTCTTCAATTCCTGCATTCTCCAAGGCTGGAAGGATTCCATTGTCACACTTGAGAACACCATCAAGTTATCTGAGTGGGCAGAGAATCTTGGAATCATTAGAAGATGCATCGATTCAATTCTTGAGAAAATCCTAGCACCCCCGGCAAAG GTCACTTGGTCGTACACATACACTAGACCAGGGTATACCCGAAAACGCCACCAATCGGCACCAAAAGATTGGTGGACAGAAGACATATCTGATTTAGACATAGACCTTTTCCGATGTATAATCACAGCTGTTAGATCAACATATATGCTGTCAACACAACTTATTGGTGAAGCTTTACATGTTTATGTTTGTCGTTGGCTACCAGACACAACAAAGAATATATCTCCAGAAACCTCAGCTTCTCAAACAGAAGAAACGTTGGAAAAGAATCGCCGAATTCTTGAAACAATTGTGAGCATGATTCCAGCTGACAGAGAATCAATATCAGTTGGGTTCTTGCTTAGACTCCTTAGCATTGCTAATTATCTAGGAGTTTCTCCAGTGACAAAGACAGAACTAAGAAAGAGAGCTAGTCCAAAACTTGAGGAGGCAACCATTAATGACCTGCTATTTCCTTCACATTTGTCCTCTGATCAGCATCTTTATGATATTGACTTGGTTATGGCTGTCTTAGAAAGTTACATGGTTGTATGGAGAAGACAATCCCCTGCATCTGCTGATAACAGCGAGAGTTTGAGATCTATTAAAAAGGTCGCAGAACTGATTGACTCTTATCTCCAAGTTGTTGCAAGGGATGTTAACATGCCTGTGTTTAAAGTAATGTCTCTTGCCGAAGCATTGCCAGATGTTGCCAGAGAAGAGCATGATAGCCTTTACAAGTTCATTAACATATATCTCAAG GAGCATCCTGGATTAAGCAAAGCAGAAAAGAAGAGGCTGTGCGGAATTTTAGACTGCCAAAAACTATCTAAAGACATAAGAGCGCATGCTGTAAAAAACGAGCGATTACCATTGAGAACAGTAGTGCAAGTCATTTTCTATGAACAAGAGAGCGGTTCCAGGGGGAGTGGGCATAAGCATAAGAGTAAGACGCCACCACCTCAGGTTGAGGGGAAAAAAGATcattatataagtaaattaaaaCTGGGTCCAGAAGATAAATTCTCTGAAACAAGCGAGAAAGTTATGAGAAGATTAGATGGAAAGTTGGAGGTGGAGAGGAGAGACATTCAAGGAATTGAAACAGAGAGTAGAAGAGAAGGAAAGAAGTTGGATACAGTTCCGAAGAAATCATCAGACAAAGGGAGAGACAGATAG
- the LOC123193038 gene encoding LOW QUALITY PROTEIN: C2 and GRAM domain-containing protein At1g03370-like (The sequence of the model RefSeq protein was modified relative to this genomic sequence to represent the inferred CDS: inserted 1 base in 1 codon) codes for MKLLVTVKEARNIPALDLNGFSDPYVRLQLGKQRFRTKVVKRSLNPSWEEEFGFKVEDLNEELVISVLDEDKYFNDDFVGFLKVSVSRVFDAVDKSLGTAWYPLQPKNKKSKNKDCGEILLAISFSHNSSFVHLNSITDYGSHARKHPDITIESPARSFNDPSSATVPLRAEDITCSKEEKSCAQRTLAGRIAQMFNKNPDTASSRGVELLEIPETAKPEILDDKCEDQSSSVSFEEAMKAMESTDQGSDVPSNLPGGVLVDQMYIIAPQALNSLLFSPDSSFAREVADVQGNTELQLGQWNFESGSESLKRVVTYIKAASKLIKATKGIEEQKYLKADGKVFAVLASVNTPDVMYGSTFRIELLYCITPGPELSSGEQSSHLVISWRANFMQSTMMKSMIENGARTGLRESYEHYATFLSQTVKPVDSKDMGSDKEQILASLQTEPQSDWKLAVHYFANFTVVSLIFMGFYVLIHIWLATASTIQGLEFVGLDLPDSIGELIVCGVLVLQGERVLKLFSRFMQARNQKSTDHGIKAHGDGWLLTVALIKGNNLAAVDTSGFSDPYVVFTCNGKCRTSSIKFQQCDPLWNEIFEFDAMDEPPSVLDVEVYDFDGPFSEATSLGHAEINFVKSNISDLAEVWVPLQGKLAQACQSKLQLRIFLNNTKGSNVVKEYLSKMEKEVGKKINMRSPQTNSAFQKLFGLPPEEFLINDFTCHLKRKMLLQGRLFLSARIIGFCANLFGHKTKFFFLWEDIEDIQVLPPSLSSMGSPVIVMTLRQGRGMDARHGAKTHDEEGRLKFHFQSFVSYNVANRTIMALWKARSLTPEQKVQIIEEESEEVKSLQTEESGTFLGVEDATMSEVYSAVLPVPTNFFMELFGGGELERIVMEKAGCLNYSCSPWESEKPDVYERQIYYRFDKSISRYRGEVTSTQQXSPLSNGNGWVVEEVMTLHGVPLGDYFNLHLRYQVEDSPSRAKGCLIQVFIGIAWLKSTKQMKRITENIVSNLEERLKVMVSVVEKEFTTR; via the exons atgaagctTTTGGTGACGGTAAAAGAAGCTAGAAACATACCCGCTCTGGATCTTAATGGTTTTAGTGATCCTTATGTGAGGTTACAGTTGGGAAAGCAAAGGTTTAGAACAAAAGTAGTGAAGAGGAGCTTAAACCCAAGTTGGGAAGAGGAGTTCGGTTTCAAAGTTGAAGATTTAAATGAAGAGCTTGTAATTAGTGTTTTGGATGAAGATAAGTACTTCAATGATGACTTTGTTGGGTTTCTCAAGGTGTCAGTTTCGCGGGTTTTTGATGCGGTTGATAAGTCTCTTGGCACTGCTTGGTACCCTCTTCAACCCAAGAATAAGAAGTCCAAAAACAAGGACTGTG GCGAAATTCTTTTGGCTATATCGTTTTCGCATAACAGTTCATTTGTGCACTTGAATAGTATAACTGATTATGGATCACATGCGAGGAAGCATCCAGACATAACAATTGAATCTCCCGCTAGGTCTTTCAATGATCCATCAAGTGCAACTGTTCCATTGAGAGCAGAGGATATCACATGTAGTAAGGAAGAGAAATCCTGTGCACAGAGAACTTTAGCTGGTCGAATTGCTCAAATGTTCAATAAAAATCCAGATACAGCGTCAAGTAGAGGTGTTGAATTGTTGGAGATACCTGAAACTGCCAAACCTGAGATTTTAGATGACAAGTGTGAGGATCAGTCCTCCTCTGTTTCATTTGAAGAAGCAATGAAAGCAATGGAGTCCACAGATCAAGGTTCTGATGTTCCTAGCAATTTACCAGGGGGAGTCCTTGTAGACCAAATGTATATAATTGCACCCCAAGCTCTAAATAGTCTACTATTTTCACCTGACTCAAGCTTCGCCAGAGAAGTGGCAGATGTGCAGGGGAATACAGAACTGCAACTGGGGCAGTGGAATTTTGAAAGTGGTAGCGAGAGCTTGAAAAGAGTTGTTACTTATATCAAGGCTGCAAGTAAATTAATTAAGGCTACAAAAGGAATTGAGGAGCAAAAGTACCTAAAAGCTGATGGGAAAGTTTTTGCTGTTTTAGCAAGCGTGAACACTCCAGATGTTATGTATGGGAGCACCTTTAGGATTGAATTGCTTTACTGCATTACTCCTGGGCCAGAGTTGTCATCAGGAGAGCAGTCTTCACACTTAGTTATATCCTGGCGTGCAAATTTCATGCAGAGCACTATGATGAAAAGTATGATAGAAAATGGAGCCCGAACTGGTCTGAGGGAAAGTTATGAGCACTATGCAACTTTCTTATCTCAGACAGTTAAACCAGTTGATTCAAAGGATATGGGGTCAGATAAGGAACAGATTTTGGCTTCTTTGCAAACAGAGCCCCAGTCAGACTGGAAGCTAGCTGTACACTATTTTGCGAACTTCACTGTAGTTTCCTTGATTTTTATGGGATTTTATGTGCTTATCCACATCTGGCTTGCCACAGCTAGCACAATTCAGGGGCTTGAATTTGTTGGACTTGATTTACCAGATTCTATTGGTGAACTTATTGTATGTGGTGTCCTGGTTCTTCAAGGTGAAAGGGTGCTGAAATTGTTTTCACGCTTCATGCAGGCGAGAAACCAAAAGA GCACTGATCATGGAATTAAAGCACATGGTGACGGGTGGCTGTTGACTGTTGCCTTAATTAAGGGAAATAATTTAGCAGCTGTCGATACAAGTGGGTTCAGTGATCCATATGTGGTGTTCACTTGCAATGGGAAATGTAGAACCAGCTCCATCAAGTTTCAGCAATGTGATCCCCTCTGGAATG aaatttttgaatttgatgcaATGGATGAACCTCCATCAGTGCTAGATGTGGAAGTTTATGATTTTGATGGACCTTTCAGTGAAGCTACATCTCTAGGACATGCTGAAATCAACTTTGTAAAATCTAATATATCAGATCTAGCTGAGGTGTGGGTACCTCTTCAAGGAAAGCTGGCACAGGCTTGTCAGTCTAAGCTGCAGTTGAGAATTTTCTTGAACAATACCAAGGGTAGCAATGTTGTTAAAGAATATTTGAGTAAAATGGAGAAAGAGGTGGGGAAGAAG ATAAATATGAGATCTCCTCAGACAAATTCAGCTTTTCAGAAACTCTTTGGGCTTCCGCCAGAGGAATTTCTCATCAATGATTTCACGTGTCACTTAAAGCGAAAAATGCTCCTACAG GGTCGCCTATTTCTGTCTGCCAGAATAATTGGGTTCTGTGCAAATTTATTTGGGCACAAGAcaaaatttttcttcctttgGGAGGACATAGAAGACATTCAAGTTTTACCTCCTTCTTTGTCATCTATGGGCAGTCCGGTCATTGTTATGACACTCCGGCAAGGCAGAGGTATGGATGCCAGGCATGGTGCAAAGACACATGATGAAGAAGGCAGGCTGAAGTTCCACTTCCAGTCTTTTGTATCATACAATGTGGCAAATCG GACAATCATGGCTCTGTGGAAGGCTAGATCTTTGACTCCTGAACAGAAAGTGCaaataattgaagaagaatCAGAAGAAGTTAAAAGCCTCCAAACTGAAGAGAGTGGTACCTTCCTGGGGGTTGAGGATGCAACTATGTCTGAAGTTTATTCAGCAGTTCTCCCTGTTCCT ACTAATTTCTTCATGGAGTTATTTGGTGGGGGTGAATTAGAGCGTATTGTTATGGAGAAAGCTGGTTGTCTTAACTACTCTTGTAGTCCATGGGAATCAGAGAAGCCCGATGTATATGAGAGGCAAATTTATTATAGATTTGATAAGAGTATATCACGTTATAGAGGAGAGGTGACAAGCACTCAGC GATCTCCCTTATCCAATGGGAATGGTTGGGTTGTTGAAGAGGTCATGACTCTTCATGGAGTTCCACTTGGTGACTATTTTAAT CTTCATCTTAGATACCAAGTCGAGGATTCACCTTCAAGAGCGAAAGGATGCCTCATACAGGTGTTTATCGGAATTGCATGGCTGAAAAGTACTAAGCAAATGAAAAGGATTACAGAGAATATTGTCTCGAATCTTGAAGAGCGCCTAAAGGTCATGGTCAGTGTAGTTGAGAAGGAATTTACAACTAGATAG
- the LOC123192204 gene encoding BTB/POZ domain-containing protein At5g47800 isoform X2: protein MKFMKLGTKPDTFYTEEATRSVISDAPSDLIIQVNNISFLLHKFLLLPKCGLLQRLCSDVHDSGNATIELHDIPGGEDAFELCAKFCYGITINLSAYNFVSAFCAAKFLRMTESVEHGNFVLKLEAFFNSCILQGWKDSIVTLENTIKLSEWAENLGIIRRCIDSILEKILAPPAKVTWSYTYTRPGYTRKRHQSAPKDWWTEDISDLDIDLFRCIITAVRSTYMLSTQLIGEALHVYVCRWLPDTTKNISPETSASQTEETLEKNRRILETIVSMIPADRESISVGFLLRLLSIANYLGVSPVTKTELRKRASPKLEEATINDLLFPSHLSSDQHLYDIDLVMAVLESYMVVWRRQSPASADNSESLRSIKKVAELIDSYLQVVARDVNMPVFKVMSLAEALPDVAREEHDSLYKFINIYLKEHPGLSKAEKKRLCGILDCQKLSKDIRAHAVKNERLPLRTVVQVIFYEQESGSRGSGHKHKSKTPPPQVEGKKDHYISKLKLGPEDKFSETSEKVMRRLDGKLEVERRDIQGIETESRREGKKLDTVPKKSSDKGRDR from the exons ATGAAGTTTATGAAATTAGGGACAAAGCCAGACACCTTTTATACAGAAGAGGCTACCAG GAGCGTGATTTCAGATGCACCAAGTGACCTCATTATACAAGTTAACAACATTAGTTTTCTTCTCCATAAG TTTCTACTTCTTCCCAAGTGTGGCCTCTTACAACGCCTTTGCTCCGATGTTCATGATTCTGGCAATGCTACAATAGAGCTTCACGATATTCCTGGAGGAGAAGATGCTTTTGAACTGTGTGCTAAGTTTTGCTATGGAATAACAATCAATCTTAGTGCCTATAACTTTGTATCTGCTTTTTGCGCTGCTAAGTTTCTTCGGATGACTGAATCCGTGGAGCATGGAAATTTTGTTCTAAAACTCGAGGCTTTCTTCAATTCCTGCATTCTCCAAGGCTGGAAGGATTCCATTGTCACACTTGAGAACACCATCAAGTTATCTGAGTGGGCAGAGAATCTTGGAATCATTAGAAGATGCATCGATTCAATTCTTGAGAAAATCCTAGCACCCCCGGCAAAG GTCACTTGGTCGTACACATACACTAGACCAGGGTATACCCGAAAACGCCACCAATCGGCACCAAAAGATTGGTGGACAGAAGACATATCTGATTTAGACATAGACCTTTTCCGATGTATAATCACAGCTGTTAGATCAACATATATGCTGTCAACACAACTTATTGGTGAAGCTTTACATGTTTATGTTTGTCGTTGGCTACCAGACACAACAAAGAATATATCTCCAGAAACCTCAGCTTCTCAAACAGAAGAAACGTTGGAAAAGAATCGCCGAATTCTTGAAACAATTGTGAGCATGATTCCAGCTGACAGAGAATCAATATCAGTTGGGTTCTTGCTTAGACTCCTTAGCATTGCTAATTATCTAGGAGTTTCTCCAGTGACAAAGACAGAACTAAGAAAGAGAGCTAGTCCAAAACTTGAGGAGGCAACCATTAATGACCTGCTATTTCCTTCACATTTGTCCTCTGATCAGCATCTTTATGATATTGACTTGGTTATGGCTGTCTTAGAAAGTTACATGGTTGTATGGAGAAGACAATCCCCTGCATCTGCTGATAACAGCGAGAGTTTGAGATCTATTAAAAAGGTCGCAGAACTGATTGACTCTTATCTCCAAGTTGTTGCAAGGGATGTTAACATGCCTGTGTTTAAAGTAATGTCTCTTGCCGAAGCATTGCCAGATGTTGCCAGAGAAGAGCATGATAGCCTTTACAAGTTCATTAACATATATCTCAAG GAGCATCCTGGATTAAGCAAAGCAGAAAAGAAGAGGCTGTGCGGAATTTTAGACTGCCAAAAACTATCTAAAGACATAAGAGCGCATGCTGTAAAAAACGAGCGATTACCATTGAGAACAGTAGTGCAAGTCATTTTCTATGAACAAGAGAGCGGTTCCAGGGGGAGTGGGCATAAGCATAAGAGTAAGACGCCACCACCTCAGGTTGAGGGGAAAAAAGATcattatataagtaaattaaaaCTGGGTCCAGAAGATAAATTCTCTGAAACAAGCGAGAAAGTTATGAGAAGATTAGATGGAAAGTTGGAGGTGGAGAGGAGAGACATTCAAGGAATTGAAACAGAGAGTAGAAGAGAAGGAAAGAAGTTGGATACAGTTCCGAAGAAATCATCAGACAAAGGGAGAGACAGATAG
- the LOC123193388 gene encoding protein phosphatase 1 regulatory inhibitor subunit PPP1R8 homolog — MYGRAGLDRFRKAQSLEPFSVSFNSATKTASKVVGNSSVQYLPSQADQQQTQYQNQHLDPQKPAKQESKISVGQTQHTTQVGGGQSTWQPPDWAIEPRSGVYYLEVLKDGEILDQINLDRRRHIFGRQFQSCDFVLDHQSVSRQHAAVIPHKNGSIYVIDLGSAHGTFVANERLTKDIPVELEVGQSLRFAASTRTYILKKNTDALFPRPPPPTEINLPPPPDPSDEEAVVVYNTLLNRYGLTKSDLLSSGGSDNQQLERAAKRIKKRRVSFRDHAGGELVEVVGISDGADVETEPGPIGMKEGSLVGKYESLVQTTVIPKGKEKHYVKGENASPKGVTDKLLEVFNKVKTVPKSGIYDDLYGDSFSGKVGSSWAYSTDGSVATPASPAKDSQGKAIGMSTVKPGNNSTSNDDDDDDDDLFGD; from the exons ATGTACGGAAGAGCTGGTCTTGATCGCTTTAGAAAAGCTCAATCCTTGGAACCTTTTTCAGTTAGCTTTAATTCAGCTACAAAAACTGCTTCTAAAGTAGTTGGTAATTCATCAGTGCAATATTTACCTTCTCAAGCTGACCAACAACAAACGCAGTATCAGAACCAACACCTTGATCCTCAAAAACCTGCAAAACAGGAGTCCAAGATTTCTGTTGGGCAAACACAGCATACGACACAGGTTGGAGGCGGACAGTCAACTTGGCAGCCACCTGACTGGGCCATTGAGCCTCGTTCTGGTGTTTACTATCTTGAGGTGTTGAAGGATGGTGAGATTCTTGATCAGATTAATTTAGATAGGCGGAGACACATATTTGGGAGGCAGTTTCAAAGTTGCGATTTTGTACTTGATCATCAGTCTGTTTCTCGCCAGCATGCTGCAGTCATTCCTCACAAGAATGGCAG CATATACGTAATTGACTTGGGATCAGCACATGGTACTTTTGTTGCAAATGAGCGATTAACCAAAGACATACCTGTTGAGCTTGAAGTGGGGCAGTCTTTGAGATTTGCTGCATCAACTAGGACTTACATCCTCAAAAAGAACACTGATGCTCTTTTTCCTCGTCCTCCGCCACCCACAGAGATCAATTTACCACCACCTCCTGACCCATCTGATGAAGAAGCTGTTGTGGTCTATAATACTCTTCTGAACCGTTATGGCCTTACCAAGTCTGATCTCCTGTCCTCAGGTGGAAGTGACAACCAGCAGCTAGAGAGGGCTGCtaaaagaattaagaaaagaaGAGTGTCATTCAGAGATCATGCTGGTGGAGAGTTGGTTGAAGTAGTTGGGATTTCAGATGGTGCTGACGTAGAAACTGAACCTGGTCCCATAGGCATGAAAGAAGGAAGTCTTGTTGGAAAATATGAGTCTCTGGTGCAGACTACAGTGATACCAAAAGGCAAGGAAAAACATTATGTGAAGGGAGAGAATGCTTCACCCAAAGGTGTGACTGATAAACTACTAGAAGTGTTTAATAAGGTGAAAACTGTTCCAAAAAGTGGGATTTATGATGATCTTTATGGAGATTCATTTTCTGGCAAAGTGGGGTCATCATGGGCATATTCTACCGATGGTTCTGTTGCCACTCCGGCTTCTCCAGCTAAAGATTCTCAAGGAAAGGCTATTGGCATGTCAACTGTGAAACCTGGGAATAACTCTACCTCAAATGACGATGACGATGACGATGACGATTTATTTGGGGACTAA